One Devosia litorisediminis genomic window carries:
- a CDS encoding Zn-dependent hydrolase, whose amino-acid sequence MSAPGENLRINGVRLWDSLMEMAKIGPGIAGGNNRQTLTDEDSEGRHLFKRWCDEAGLTMGVDQMGSMFMTRPGTDPDALPVYVGSHLDTQPTGGKYDGVLGVLAALEIVRSMNDLGIKTKHPIVVTNWANEEGARFAPAMMASGVFAGVHSQEYAYGRTDQEGLSYGDELVRIGWRGDEEVGARKMHAYLEYHIEQGPILEAENKKIGVVTHGQGLWWLEFTLTGKEAHTGSTPMAMRVNAGLAMARILEMVQAVAMDHQPGAVGGVGQMKFSPNSRNVLPGTVVFTVDIRSPDLDKLTNMREQIETQAAQIADALGVGCSVEAVGHFDPVEFDSTLVSRVRSAAEKLGYSHMDIISGAGHDACWANKVAPSTMVMCPCVGGLSHNEAEDISQEWATAGADVLFHAVVETAEIVE is encoded by the coding sequence ATGTCGGCCCCAGGAGAAAACCTTCGCATCAATGGCGTCCGCCTCTGGGACAGCCTGATGGAAATGGCCAAGATTGGCCCCGGCATCGCCGGGGGCAATAACCGCCAGACCCTGACGGACGAAGACAGCGAAGGCCGTCACCTGTTCAAGCGCTGGTGCGACGAGGCCGGCCTGACCATGGGCGTGGACCAGATGGGGTCCATGTTCATGACCCGTCCGGGTACCGATCCCGATGCGCTGCCGGTCTATGTCGGCAGCCATCTCGATACCCAGCCCACCGGCGGCAAATATGATGGGGTGCTCGGTGTTCTGGCCGCGCTCGAAATCGTTCGCTCGATGAATGATCTGGGCATCAAGACCAAACACCCCATCGTGGTCACCAACTGGGCCAATGAGGAGGGCGCCCGCTTCGCCCCCGCCATGATGGCCTCGGGGGTGTTCGCCGGCGTGCACAGCCAGGAATACGCCTATGGCCGCACCGATCAGGAAGGCCTGAGCTATGGCGATGAGCTGGTCCGTATCGGTTGGCGTGGCGACGAGGAAGTCGGCGCCCGCAAGATGCACGCCTATCTCGAATACCACATTGAGCAGGGCCCCATTCTCGAAGCCGAGAACAAGAAAATTGGCGTGGTTACCCACGGCCAGGGCCTGTGGTGGCTCGAATTCACCCTGACCGGCAAGGAAGCCCATACGGGCTCCACGCCTATGGCCATGCGCGTCAATGCCGGTCTGGCCATGGCCCGTATCCTCGAAATGGTCCAGGCCGTCGCCATGGATCATCAGCCAGGCGCTGTGGGTGGCGTGGGTCAGATGAAGTTCTCGCCCAATTCGCGCAATGTGCTGCCTGGCACGGTGGTTTTCACCGTCGATATCCGCAGCCCAGATCTCGACAAGCTCACCAATATGCGTGAGCAGATCGAAACCCAGGCCGCACAGATCGCCGATGCCCTGGGCGTTGGCTGTTCGGTCGAGGCGGTGGGCCATTTCGACCCCGTCGAATTTGACTCCACCCTGGTCAGCCGCGTCCGCTCGGCCGCCGAAAAGCTCGGCTACAGCCATATGGACATCATCTCGGGGGCTGGCCACGACGCCTGCTGGGCCAACAAGGTTGCTCCCTCCACCATGGTGATGTGCCCCTGCGTTGGCGGGCTCAGCCACAACGAGGCCGAAGACATCTCCCAGGAATGGGCCACCGCCGGCGCCGACGTGCTGTTCCACGCCGTGGTCGAAACCGCGGAGATCGTTGAGTGA